From Nitrospiria bacterium, a single genomic window includes:
- a CDS encoding thiamine pyrophosphate-dependent enzyme produces the protein MSKEKIKICKEFYDVMPPEYQDLVENATYGKENRGWKDIGVNKELIEEHSLCAGCPESMAFRYIMASLPNPEDTVMVGSTGCTSLVFPMVAVHNIHSLFGNQNAVASGLKRALSVRFPNQIKDVVVLAGDGATVDIGLDMTLQAWFRQEKFTTICFDNELYANTGGQESGLMQKGFVAKMAPVGKTFEKVRLPEIARESGCVYVANLTASKPGLVERVIRNAVYLAREVGPTYIQLYTPCILEIGKNSMEGLQEMRDSEKPGERFNYKEYITDEAKQYLAEIEAKRKEKAASQAVTSR, from the coding sequence ATGAGTAAGGAAAAAATAAAAATTTGTAAGGAATTCTACGATGTTATGCCCCCTGAATACCAGGATCTTGTGGAAAATGCTACATACGGGAAGGAAAATAGAGGCTGGAAAGACATTGGTGTGAATAAAGAGTTAATCGAAGAGCATTCTTTATGTGCCGGATGTCCTGAATCAATGGCTTTTAGATATATTATGGCTTCCCTTCCAAACCCTGAAGATACGGTAATGGTCGGTTCAACCGGGTGCACCAGTTTGGTCTTTCCAATGGTAGCGGTTCATAATATTCACTCTCTCTTTGGAAATCAAAATGCGGTTGCGAGCGGTTTGAAACGTGCCCTGAGTGTTCGATTTCCCAATCAAATAAAGGATGTGGTGGTTCTCGCTGGTGATGGCGCCACCGTTGATATTGGGTTGGATATGACACTTCAGGCCTGGTTTAGGCAAGAAAAATTTACGACCATCTGCTTTGATAATGAGCTTTATGCCAACACCGGAGGACAAGAATCAGGGTTGATGCAGAAAGGGTTTGTTGCCAAAATGGCTCCCGTTGGAAAAACCTTTGAAAAGGTACGTTTGCCTGAAATTGCCCGGGAATCAGGTTGTGTTTATGTTGCAAATCTCACCGCGAGTAAACCTGGATTGGTTGAGCGGGTGATTAGAAATGCCGTTTATCTGGCCCGAGAGGTTGGACCTACCTACATTCAGCTTTATACCCCCTGTATTCTGGAGATAGGAAAAAATTCCATGGAAGGATTGCAGGAGATGCGAGATTCTGAAAAACCCGGTGAGCGATTTAACTATAAGGAATATATTACAGATGAAGCAAAGCAGTATTTGGCTGAAATCGAGGCAAAAAGGAAAGAAAAAGCAGCTTCTCAAGCGGTAACATCTCGTTAA
- a CDS encoding 2-oxoacid:acceptor oxidoreductase family protein, with protein MQRKRITIRISGLGGQGAVTAAHLMAMAANKEGKFSISNPFFGAEKRMAPAESYVRIGTERIYDRGELVYPDVIMIFHPQVITMQKSYTAPFYSGIKKDGLIIINTSQELLSDEDKAFLAEQNVSVYNVDATTIAMEFAGTELATNMGMIGSLCGLTKVVGLEAMEKALQDRFGKKYVASGGTATLDEAIKKKFAKKEQLLKKNMDTVKESYEKAIAWAKAENLAYATY; from the coding sequence ATGCAGAGAAAAAGAATTACCATTCGGATTTCTGGGCTGGGGGGGCAAGGCGCGGTGACTGCTGCCCATTTAATGGCAATGGCGGCCAATAAAGAGGGAAAATTCTCTATTTCAAATCCTTTTTTTGGCGCAGAAAAGCGGATGGCACCTGCGGAAAGCTATGTTCGAATTGGGACTGAACGGATTTATGACCGTGGCGAACTAGTCTATCCCGATGTGATCATGATTTTCCACCCCCAGGTCATTACCATGCAGAAAAGCTACACGGCTCCCTTTTATTCAGGGATTAAAAAGGATGGCTTAATTATCATCAATACCAGTCAAGAACTCCTGTCGGATGAAGACAAAGCCTTTTTGGCTGAACAAAATGTGTCGGTTTATAATGTAGATGCCACCACGATTGCAATGGAATTTGCAGGGACAGAACTTGCGACCAATATGGGCATGATTGGTTCGCTATGTGGACTTACCAAGGTGGTTGGACTTGAAGCCATGGAAAAAGCACTTCAAGATCGATTTGGAAAGAAATATGTGGCTTCTGGGGGAACTGCAACCTTAGATGAGGCCATTAAGAAGAAATTTGCCAAAAAAGAGCAATTGCTCAAGAAGAATATGGATACTGTCAAAGAGAGCTATGAAAAAGCTATTGCCTGGGCGAAGGCTGAAAACCTCGCATATGCAACTTATTAA
- a CDS encoding transketolase C-terminal domain-containing protein, with translation MAEGKTFIGQKNKKGQTFTDPSQLFFEAPRTPTFLTGSEVIKEAIRRASVDVMVAYPITPQSEAAALIGELYAEGYVGDYMRGESEFAVMSQCAGAAFGGARVFTTTAGPGTMRAFENFPMWVGARLPIQVIVTCRGINSPLSIQPDNLEMYFLLGTGMLVWHAETAQEIFDWMLKAYIVSEQPDVHLPMALCCDGFFVTHTKDTVMLTEPDLTLPPYDPYRSPVVCMDMEVPPVRMMRDPFIMKSNYISYMTHASWQLETRAACERSRKHTIPLIGGLIETENIDNEIIIVASGTAVSQGREAIRLLEDEGINVGLVKVKSLRPFPYEEIREATKHAKYIFVPEFNVIGWLAQEIRANIERNERVIAGPHVAGGMTMPPEVIVEEIQKVTSKGKTVSVLAGRGS, from the coding sequence ATGGCTGAAGGAAAAACATTTATTGGTCAAAAAAATAAAAAAGGGCAAACCTTTACAGATCCGAGTCAGTTATTTTTTGAAGCCCCGCGAACCCCAACCTTCCTGACTGGAAGTGAGGTTATTAAAGAGGCCATTCGTCGGGCTAGCGTGGATGTAATGGTGGCCTACCCGATCACTCCTCAGAGTGAGGCGGCTGCCTTGATCGGTGAACTTTATGCAGAAGGTTATGTCGGCGACTATATGAGAGGTGAGAGTGAATTTGCGGTAATGTCTCAATGCGCTGGAGCCGCATTTGGTGGGGCAAGGGTTTTTACCACAACCGCAGGTCCTGGTACTATGCGTGCTTTTGAGAACTTCCCAATGTGGGTAGGCGCCAGACTTCCCATTCAAGTAATCGTCACTTGTCGAGGAATTAATTCTCCTTTAAGTATTCAACCGGATAACCTTGAAATGTATTTCTTGTTGGGAACTGGGATGCTGGTATGGCATGCGGAGACCGCCCAGGAAATTTTTGACTGGATGTTAAAGGCCTACATTGTTTCTGAGCAGCCTGATGTGCATTTGCCGATGGCACTATGTTGTGATGGGTTTTTTGTCACACACACTAAGGACACCGTCATGTTAACGGAACCGGATCTTACCCTTCCCCCTTATGATCCTTACCGATCTCCTGTTGTTTGTATGGATATGGAAGTGCCCCCTGTCCGAATGATGCGAGATCCGTTTATAATGAAGTCAAATTATATCAGCTATATGACTCACGCTTCTTGGCAATTAGAAACCCGTGCTGCTTGTGAACGGTCCCGAAAACACACCATCCCCTTAATCGGGGGACTCATTGAGACCGAAAACATTGACAACGAAATTATCATTGTTGCATCAGGAACTGCCGTTTCTCAGGGCCGTGAAGCGATCCGGCTTTTGGAAGATGAGGGGATTAATGTTGGTTTGGTGAAGGTGAAATCGTTGAGGCCTTTCCCTTATGAAGAAATTCGAGAAGCCACCAAACATGCAAAATATATCTTTGTTCCTGAATTTAATGTGATTGGATGGTTGGCTCAGGAGATTCGTGCAAACATTGAAAGAAATGAACGGGTGATTGCAGGACCCCATGTTGCGGGGGGAATGACCATGCCCCCAGAAGTGATTGTGGAGGAGATCCAAAAAGTAACGAGTAAAGGAAAAACCGTATCCGTTCTTGCCGGACGGGGAAGTTGA
- a CDS encoding carbon monoxide dehydrogenase beta subunit family protein, producing MEKKERYRVVPGPEAFLPPAAAMMGVQLPDPGQGHIEGRIVPEEEALEEAARKLLGAKVPTIHPGPLVLWHWNEKAAQKATAIKALADEIPARIIPMADYRPKYPKIDPAVEINPNHPNLTIWHNKEDVCVFIGVHCHQANLSLKIIRGGTSCYTIALCAQAGHEDAMLTLRDISPEKIWRLVEWVKKLKASGVKSQALPYTQFSFSSSKAKGNGNPKK from the coding sequence ATGGAAAAAAAAGAACGTTATCGTGTAGTTCCGGGTCCTGAAGCCTTTTTGCCCCCTGCCGCAGCTATGATGGGAGTGCAATTACCTGATCCTGGTCAAGGCCATATTGAAGGCAGGATCGTGCCTGAGGAAGAGGCCTTGGAGGAGGCTGCAAGAAAGCTCCTTGGAGCAAAAGTTCCCACAATCCATCCCGGTCCGTTGGTTCTTTGGCATTGGAATGAAAAAGCAGCCCAAAAAGCCACTGCAATTAAGGCTTTAGCCGATGAAATCCCTGCCCGAATTATTCCAATGGCGGATTATCGTCCAAAATATCCAAAAATTGATCCTGCGGTTGAAATTAACCCCAATCACCCCAATTTAACCATCTGGCATAATAAGGAAGATGTTTGCGTCTTTATTGGGGTGCATTGTCACCAAGCCAATCTTTCCCTAAAAATAATTCGAGGGGGAACCAGCTGTTATACCATTGCTTTGTGTGCCCAGGCTGGCCATGAAGATGCCATGCTTACCCTTCGCGATATCAGTCCGGAGAAAATTTGGCGTTTGGTTGAATGGGTAAAAAAATTAAAGGCCAGCGGGGTTAAGAGCCAAGCTTTGCCATATACGCAATTTTCTTTTTCCTCTTCAAAAGCAAAGGGTAATGGAAATCCAAAAAAATAA